The Mycolicibacterium flavescens genomic interval GCGACCAAGTCGGTGATCGCTTCGTATCCGCTGGCGGACAACGTCACGGCACTGGTCGTGAGCCCCGACGGCAAGCGCGTCTACGCCGGTCGAACCGGTGACGGGCGCATCGACGTCGCGGTGATCGACATCCCCGCCGACCGCGTGGGCACCATCGACATCGCGACCGGCGCGGGCATCGGCATCGATGCCCTCGCGATCGACCCGACCGGAACGCGGCTGTACGTCGCGACCACCGACGCGCGGGGCAGCGCGGTCCTCACCGTCGAACTCGAGACCGGCCGGGTCGGCGGTGCGGTGCGTATCGGTGCGCCAATTCGCGATATCGCGCTCGCCGACGGCGCGGCGTTCGTCCTGAGCTCGGACCGGACCCGCGGTGGTGTGGTCCACGTGATCGAGTTGTCCTCGGGACGCATCACCGATGTCATCGAGGTCGGCCGCGCCCCAACGCAGCTCGCGATGGGCGAGGACAAGAGTAGGGCCTACATCGTCGACTATGACCACGTCGCGGTGCTGTGCACGCTGACCCTTCAGATCGTCGACACGATCACCGTCGACGGCCGGCCGTCCTGCGTGGCAGTCGATTCGCATGGTGGCCGGCTCTACGTGGCCGACTACTCGGGCGGGGTGGCGATGTTCGCCGTCAACGCGTCGATGCCGCTGCTGTATTCGGAGTTCGTCGCGACGGACCCGATCGTCGCCCCCAAGGTGCGCGAGCTGGAGCCGGTCACCGCTTAGGGAGCGCAGAAAGGGTCACGACATTCGCAGCTCGTGCGCGGCGACGGCGAAGATTTCGTCGCCTGAGCCGATCGCGACGAAGTGCCCTGCTCCGTCGACGGGATGCCATACCGAACCCGGCATCGAATGCGACACCGCCTTGTTGATCGGATCGGGCACGAGTCGGTCGTCGAGCCCCTGCCACAGATGCACCGGCCTCGCGATCCGCGAGATGTCGAAGTCCCACGCCCGGTAGAGCACTTCCGCGTCACGGACCAAGCCGTCCGAGCCGTGAGCGAAGCATTCGGCGACCGCATTCATGAACGTCGTTTCGACCTCCGGGCGACTCAGTATCTGTCGGTCGTGCTCACCGACCGACCTGCGGAGGGTCTTGACGAATCCGTCGCGCCTGTTCTTGGCGGAGTATCCGAGCGCGGCATACATGAGGCGAAAAGCGGGCTTGAACCGTAGCGCGAGGAAGCCGCCAAGGGCATCGATCTTCGACAGGTACGGCGCCGCGGAGTTGTCACCGAAAGCGCCGTAACTGCCGGGCGCGATACTGCTGACATGGCGCAGCCGCCCGCTGTCGATGTAGGCGGCGGCCGCCAGCGCCCATGGGCCGCCTTCCGACCAGCCCGTCACGCCGAACTCCCGGTAGCCCAACGCATCCGCGATGGTCGTCAGGTCGTCGGCCCAGCCCGCGTACGACCGGACCTTCTGAACGCTCGACTGTCCCATACCCGGGCGGTCGACGCCGACGAGCCGGATCCCGTTCTTGGCCGCCGAGTCCGCCAACAGCAGGACCTCCAAGCGGCTGCTGGGCCCACCGTGGTTGTGCATGACAAGGGGACCGTTCGGGTCGCCGACCTCGGCGAGGGCCAGTCGACGACCGTCGCGCGTCCTCACTTCCGCAGTCACATCGTCCTTCCACCAAATTGCGTTGAACCTTCGTCGCGGCTGTCCCGTCGTACCACCTGAAAGGCCACCGGGGCCTTCGGGTCACGAAGGGAGCGCGGTATGCGCGCAATACTGTTGACAATGGTCGGGCTGGCCGCGGTGGCATGCGGTGTGATTCTCACGCCGGCGGCCATCGCGTCGGCGGCTGATTCGGCGGAGCTGA includes:
- a CDS encoding alpha/beta fold family hydrolase, which gives rise to MTAEVRTRDGRRLALAEVGDPNGPLVMHNHGGPSSRLEVLLLADSAAKNGIRLVGVDRPGMGQSSVQKVRSYAGWADDLTTIADALGYREFGVTGWSEGGPWALAAAAYIDSGRLRHVSSIAPGSYGAFGDNSAAPYLSKIDALGGFLALRFKPAFRLMYAALGYSAKNRRDGFVKTLRRSVGEHDRQILSRPEVETTFMNAVAECFAHGSDGLVRDAEVLYRAWDFDISRIARPVHLWQGLDDRLVPDPINKAVSHSMPGSVWHPVDGAGHFVAIGSGDEIFAVAAHELRMS
- a CDS encoding YVTN family beta-propeller repeat protein; its protein translation is MVDFLMPEHAPTAMGAVKLSRGPIGDIAATGTGATVVTHPGDDSVAVLNPRTLAAEAIVAVHGEPFAVAVHDDRAYISTSSWTHKDEVTVLDTATKSVIASYPLADNVTALVVSPDGKRVYAGRTGDGRIDVAVIDIPADRVGTIDIATGAGIGIDALAIDPTGTRLYVATTDARGSAVLTVELETGRVGGAVRIGAPIRDIALADGAAFVLSSDRTRGGVVHVIELSSGRITDVIEVGRAPTQLAMGEDKSRAYIVDYDHVAVLCTLTLQIVDTITVDGRPSCVAVDSHGGRLYVADYSGGVAMFAVNASMPLLYSEFVATDPIVAPKVRELEPVTA